Proteins encoded by one window of Brienomyrus brachyistius isolate T26 chromosome 1, BBRACH_0.4, whole genome shotgun sequence:
- the LOC125722826 gene encoding signal transducer and activator of transcription 1-alpha/beta-like isoform X2: MAQWYQLQQLDSKYLEQLDQLYDDTFPMEIRQYLSQWIESHDWALVASDISLATVRFYDLLAQLDDQYSRFALENNFLLQHNIRKIKRNLQDNFQEDPVYMAMIICRYLKEEQKILELAKNTEESMGNEQSSLAAEKQKELDNKVKYLRSKVQETDQKIKSLEDLQDDHDFKHKTLQSREHDMVNIVNQSEIRREEMAIREMSLKLSIKREEVVRQMAETLNLVEQVEYQLVKDELSDWKRRQQIACIGGPPNTCLDQLQSWFTAVAECLQQVRQQLKKLQELEQKYTYENDPITLKKTFLEDRCILLFKNLIVNSLVVERQPCMPTNPQRPLVVKTGVQFTVKLRLLVKLPEFNYQFSVKALFDKDVTEKNTVKGFRKFNLLGTNTKVMNMEESNGSLSAEFRHLQLREAKAAGSRSSEGPLIVTEELHSISFETKLCQPGLDVELEITALPVVVISNGIQLPGSWASILWYNILCPDTKNLSFFLNPPPVCWSQLSEALSWQFSSVTKRGLNVEQLSMLGDKLLGREAAGNPDGLIAWCKFCKNTNEKNFPFWLWLEGILDLIKKHLLHLWNDGYIMGFVSKERERALLKDKKPGTFLLRFSESSREGAITFTWVERSVNDEPVVHAVEPYTKKELTVVSLPDIIRNYKVMAAENIPENPLVYLYPDIPKDEALGSYYSKPPDSSESMDDDSLSHVYWKTALISVSEIHPSKLQDNILPLSKEEFGALSQLIHSVDMDSTVGGAAFWAVTLYNQSLLWCSHHVIISQPFVCMNLQLCLTSERAICFCL; this comes from the exons ATGGCCCAGTGGTACCAGCTACAGCAGCTGGACTCCAAGTACCTGGAGCAGCTGGACCAGCTGTATGATGACACCTTTCCAATGGAGATTCGCCAGTACCTCAGTCAGTGGATCGAAAGTCATGACTG GGCACTGGTGGCCTCCGACATCTCCCTAGCGACCGTGCGCTTCTACGACCTTTTGGCCCAGCTGGATGACCAGTACAGTCGCTTTGCCCTGGAGAATAACTTCCTGCTGCAGCACAACATCCGCAAGATCAAGAGGAACCTCCAG GATAATTTTCAGGAAGATCCTGTGTACATGGCTATGATCATCTGCAGATACCTGAAGGAGGAACAGAAGATTCTGGAATTAGCAAAGAACACAGAG GAGAGCATGGGCAATGAACAGAGCAGTCTGGCTGCCGAGAAGCAGAAAGAGCTGGATAACAAAGTTAAATACCTCAGGAGTAAAGTACAG GAAACGGACCAGAAGATAAAGTCACTCGAGGACCTGCAAGATGATCACGACTTCAAGCACAAAACCCTGCAGAGCAGAG AGCATGACATGGTAAACATAGTGAACCAGAGCGAGATCAGACGTGAGGAGATGGCCATACGGGAGATGTCCCTCAAACTGAGCATAAAGCGAGAG GAGGTAGTGCGGCAGATGGCGGAGACACTCAACCTGGTGGAACAAGTGGAGTATCAGCTGGTCAAAGACGAGCTTTCTGACTGGAAGCGGCGGCAGCAAATTGCGTGCATCGGGGGGCCCCCAAACACGTGCTTGGATCAGTTGCAGTCATG GTTCACTGCCGTGGCCGAATGTCTGCAGCAGGTTCGACAGCAGCTGAAGAAGCTTCAGGAGTTGGAGCAGAAGTACACATATGAGAACGACCCCATCACACTGAAGAAGACCTTTCTGGAGGACCGTTGCATCTTGCTGTTCAAGAACCTTATTGTCAA CTCCTTGGTGGTGGAGCGACAGCCCTGTATGCCGACAAACCCTCAGAGGCCACTGGTGGTAAAGACAGGGGTTCAGTTCACCGTTAAACTCAG GCTGCTGGTGAAGCTCCCAGAGTTTAATTACCAGTTCAGCGTGAAGGCTTTATTTGACAA GGATGTCACGGAGAAGAACACTGTGAAAGG TTTCCGCAAGTTTAACCTTCTGGGCACAAACACAAAAGTCATGAACATGGAAGAGTCCAATGGGAGCCTTTCGGCAGAGTTCCGGCATCTG CAACTGAGGGAAGCAAAGGCAGCAGGTTCCAGGTCAAGTGAG GGCCCGCTCATAGTCACAGAGGAGCTTCACTCCATCAGTTTTGAGACCAAACTTTGTCAGCCAGGCCTTGATGTTGAGCTGGAG ATAACCGCCCTCCCTGTGGTTGTGATCTCCAATGGCATCCAGCTGCCTGGAAGTTGGGCTTCCATCCTGTGGTACAACATTCTCTGTCCTGATACCAAG AACCTGTCATTTTTCCTCAACCCCCCTCCAGTGTGCTGGAGCCAGCTGTCTGAGGCCCTTAGCTGGCAGTTCTCTTCAGTCACTAAACGGGGACTGAACGTGGAGCAACTGAGCATGCTGGGAGACAAGCTACTGG GTCGAGAGGCAGCTGGGAACCCAGATGGGCTTATCGCCTGGTGCAAGTTCTGTAAG AACACAAATGAGAAGAACTTTCCATTCTGGTTGTGGTTGGAGGGCATCCTGGATCTCATTAAGAAGCACCTACTGCATCTATGGAATGATGG GTACATCATGGGCTTTGTCAGTAAGGAGCGTGAACGCGCTCTGTTGAAGGACAAGAAGCCTGGTACATTCCTGCTGCGGTTCAGTGAGAGCAGTCGGGAGGGAGCCATCACCTTTACCTGGGTGGAGCGCTCTGTCAATG ATGAACCCGTGGTCCATGCAGTGGAGCCCTATACCAAGAAGGAGCTGACGGTTGTCTCTCTGCCGGACATCATCCGTAACTACAAGGTCATGGCTGCGGAAAATATACCAGAGAATCCACTGGTCTACTTGTACCCAGATATTCCCAAGGATGAGGCCTTAGGGAGCTACTACAGCAAACCCCCTGACT CCTCAGAATCCATGGACGATGACAGTCTGAGCCACGTCTACTGGAAGACAGCGCTGATCTCTGTGTCGGAGAT tcacccGTCGAAACTTCAGGACAACATACTGCCGCTATCGAAAGAGGAGTTTGGCGCCCTCTCTCAGCTGATCCACTCTGTGGACATGGACAGCACAGTAGGTGGAGCAGCTTTCTGGGCTGTGACCCTCTATAATCAGTCACTGTTATGGTGTTCCCATCATGTCATTATCTCCCAGCCGTTTGTATGTATGAACCTACAGTTATGTTTGACCTCAGAAAGAGCCATTTGCTTTTGCCTTTAG